In Ictidomys tridecemlineatus isolate mIctTri1 chromosome 16, mIctTri1.hap1, whole genome shotgun sequence, a single genomic region encodes these proteins:
- the Trh gene encoding thyrotropin releasing hormone isoform X2 yields MPGPWLLLTLALTLTLTGSPGGRAQPQAAQQEAEMAAEHPALDDLLRQAEGFLLLQDDIQRLRGDLGQPSESLQPDSLSKRQHPGKREEEAEEGVEEEEEEGGAVGPHKRQHPGRREDEAAWSLDRTQQRKRQHPGRRLVDAQVQGSWGEEQEEDAGEGTPRVERRQHPGKRALGGPCAPQGACTPSGLLLGLLSDLSRGQGTQEKPPHPERRASWTREPLEE; encoded by the exons ATGCCGGGCCCTTGGCTGCTGCTCACCCTGGCTCTGACCTTGACCCTGACCGGCTCCCCGGGAGGCCGCGCTCAGCCCCAAGCCGCCCAACAAGAGGCCGAGATGGCTGCGGAGCATCCCGCCCTGGACGACCTCCTGCGCCAGGCAGAAGGGTTCCTTCTCCTCCAGGATGACATCCAGCGGCTGCGAGGGGACCTGGGCCAGCCCTCAG AGTCCCTGCAACCTGATTCGCTCTCCAAGCGTCAACATCCGGGCAAAagggaagaggaggcagaggagggagtggaagaggaggaggaggaaggcggAGCTGTGGGGCCCCACAAACGCCAGCACCCGGGGCGACGCGAGGATGAGGCTGCGTGGTCTCTAGACAGGACCCAGCAGCGCAAGAG GCAGCACCCAGGCAGAAGGCTGGTGGACGCCCAGGTCCAGGGGAGCTGGGGAGAGGAGCAAGAAGAAGATGCAGGAGAGGGGACCCCGAGGGTTGAGAGGCGCCAGCATCCCGGCAAGAGGGCGCTGGGAGGCCCCTGTGCGCCCCAGGGAGCCTGTACCCCATCGggcctcctcctggggctcctgaGTGACCTGAGCAGGGGCCAGGGGACCCAGGAGAAGCCGCCCCACCCCGAGCGTCGGGCATCCTGGACCAGAGAGCCCCTGGAGGAGTGA
- the Trh gene encoding thyrotropin releasing hormone isoform X1 gives MPGPWLLLTLALTLTLTGSPGGRAQPQAAQQEAEMAAEHPALDDLLRQAEGFLLLQDDIQRLRGDLGQPSESLQPDSLSKRQHPGKREEEAEEGVEEEEEEGGAVGPHKRQHPGRREDEAAWSLDRTQQRKRQHPGRRSPWSAVTKRQHPGRRLVDAQVQGSWGEEQEEDAGEGTPRVERRQHPGKRALGGPCAPQGACTPSGLLLGLLSDLSRGQGTQEKPPHPERRASWTREPLEE, from the exons ATGCCGGGCCCTTGGCTGCTGCTCACCCTGGCTCTGACCTTGACCCTGACCGGCTCCCCGGGAGGCCGCGCTCAGCCCCAAGCCGCCCAACAAGAGGCCGAGATGGCTGCGGAGCATCCCGCCCTGGACGACCTCCTGCGCCAGGCAGAAGGGTTCCTTCTCCTCCAGGATGACATCCAGCGGCTGCGAGGGGACCTGGGCCAGCCCTCAG AGTCCCTGCAACCTGATTCGCTCTCCAAGCGTCAACATCCGGGCAAAagggaagaggaggcagaggagggagtggaagaggaggaggaggaaggcggAGCTGTGGGGCCCCACAAACGCCAGCACCCGGGGCGACGCGAGGATGAGGCTGCGTGGTCTCTAGACAGGACCCAGCAGCGCAAGAGGCAGCACCCCGGCCGGCGCTCCCCTTGGTCCGCTGTCACCAAGAGGCAGCACCCAGGCAGAAGGCTGGTGGACGCCCAGGTCCAGGGGAGCTGGGGAGAGGAGCAAGAAGAAGATGCAGGAGAGGGGACCCCGAGGGTTGAGAGGCGCCAGCATCCCGGCAAGAGGGCGCTGGGAGGCCCCTGTGCGCCCCAGGGAGCCTGTACCCCATCGggcctcctcctggggctcctgaGTGACCTGAGCAGGGGCCAGGGGACCCAGGAGAAGCCGCCCCACCCCGAGCGTCGGGCATCCTGGACCAGAGAGCCCCTGGAGGAGTGA